A portion of the Pseudomonadota bacterium genome contains these proteins:
- the mnmA gene encoding tRNA 2-thiouridine(34) synthase MnmA yields the protein MSISDKVLGKAVTVAMSGGVDSTTTAALLKQAGCDVRGVFMALAQPDLQVQVEKVKGIAARLEIPLEVIDLNTQFQKEVLDYFASSYFMGKTPNPCIVCNREIKFGLLMNRALESGGEYFATGHYVRVQQNTDGIFKLLKGLDRKKDQSYFLCRLTQEQLSRLVFPLGGFIKDHVYEIAAGFGFTGFHKGKESQDVCFLAETSVGDFLAATGKDQENTGEIVTMEGRVLGRHEGIHRFTVGQRRGLGIPDSTPYYVLDLDAQNNQVVVGKDTDLWHDSMIVKEMNWLSGKAPELPAQFTVKIRYRHQAAAANVEMLADNRLEISFNDRQRAITKGQFAALYDGEELIGGGEILLKG from the coding sequence ATGAGTATTTCCGACAAAGTACTAGGAAAAGCCGTAACCGTTGCGATGAGCGGCGGGGTTGATAGTACCACAACCGCCGCTTTATTGAAACAGGCGGGCTGTGATGTTCGTGGAGTTTTTATGGCACTTGCTCAGCCTGATCTCCAGGTGCAGGTTGAGAAAGTCAAAGGGATTGCGGCGCGGCTTGAAATTCCCCTGGAAGTTATCGATCTCAATACCCAGTTTCAAAAAGAGGTGCTTGATTATTTTGCGAGCAGTTATTTTATGGGGAAGACGCCAAACCCCTGTATTGTCTGCAACCGTGAGATAAAATTCGGCCTGCTGATGAACCGGGCTCTTGAATCCGGTGGAGAGTACTTTGCAACAGGACATTATGTAAGAGTGCAACAGAACACAGATGGTATTTTCAAGCTTTTAAAGGGCTTGGACCGAAAAAAAGATCAGTCATATTTCTTATGTCGCCTCACTCAGGAGCAGTTGAGCAGATTGGTTTTCCCCTTGGGCGGGTTTATCAAGGATCATGTGTATGAAATTGCCGCCGGGTTCGGTTTTACCGGGTTTCATAAAGGCAAAGAGAGTCAGGATGTATGCTTTTTAGCCGAGACCAGTGTTGGTGATTTTTTAGCTGCGACGGGGAAAGATCAGGAAAATACCGGCGAAATTGTCACCATGGAAGGCCGGGTTCTGGGCAGGCATGAGGGAATTCACCGGTTTACGGTGGGTCAGCGCCGGGGACTGGGTATTCCGGACAGCACCCCGTATTATGTGCTTGATCTGGATGCGCAAAATAATCAGGTTGTGGTCGGAAAGGATACAGATCTGTGGCACGACTCCATGATAGTCAAAGAGATGAACTGGCTTTCCGGAAAAGCTCCGGAGTTGCCTGCGCAATTTACTGTAAAGATCCGTTACCGGCATCAGGCCGCGGCAGCAAACGTTGAGATGCTTGCCGACAACAGGTTGGAAATCAGCTTTAATGACCGGCAACGGGCGATTACCAAGGGGCAGTTTGCC